The following DNA comes from Pseudosulfitobacter pseudonitzschiae.
CGGCCAAAGTGGCAAAACCGGTTTGATCGACCGCACCCAACGCCCAATGGCGATAGGCATCAAGCGCAAGCGGATCGAGTAGGATCAGACCTCGCAAGGCCGCATTGAGCAGGGCAGTCAGGGCAGCCCCTGCAAGCACCAGCGTGACGGGGTTGGAAGACATCGCACCGATGGACGTCACGCAAAGTGCGGCGATGCCTGCGCCAACAGCGGCGGGCACGGCCAAGGCCACAGCAGGCAATGGACCAAGCACATAGACGGTGACGACAATCGCAAAGGCGGCACCGGCGTTAAGGCCAAGCAGCCCCGGATCGGCCAGAGGATTGCGCGCAAGCGCCTGTATTGTTGTTCCGGCCACACCAAGGGCACCTCCGGCAAGAACGGCCACCAGAGTGCGTGGCAAACGCATCTCGTGCAGGACAATCGTAGCCGCATCTTTAGGGTTTGCGCCGCGTAGCCAAAGACCGAGTTCGGGCAGACCGACATCAGGCCGTGCGCCAAATAGCAGCGACGCCAGACAGAGCAGCAGCAAGCCGCACGTCAGGGTAATGCGCAAGGTCAGCGTGATAAACCTGCCTCCTGTACGCCGTCCACAGGGGTTGCGGGGTTACCGTCCAGCGCCTGTTCCAAAAGGGGGACAAGGCGATCAAGCGCATAAGCGATGCTCAGAGGGCTGGCATAGCTCATGGCGGCGGACAAGGTCGGGTCGGTTACGACCTCGCGGCCTTCTGCGACTGCGTTCAGCGTATGCCGTAACGGGTAGTTTTGCGCAGCAGAGACACCGCCACCCAGATCAAGCCAGACCAGAACATCCGCATCAAGTGGTGCAGTCAACTCCTTGTCCAATCGAAAGTAAAACCCGTCGTGCGCAAAGGCCTGTGCTGCTTGGGGCAGGCGCAGTCCAAGCCCTTCGAGGATTTTCATACGCGCATCTTCCGGTCCATAGATCAAAGGACCATCGGGCCATGCGATCACTGCCGTCTTGCCGGCCCAATCCGGATGCGCATTGCGTATCTCGGCAAACCGGTCTTGCAAGTCGCCCGTGACCTTCAGGCCCAGTTCGGGTTGGCCCACAGCCATTGCAAAAGTGTGGGTCATCTGTTGCCATGATGCCCCGAAGTCTGATGCACCGGGCGGTGGTGGCAACACCGGCGCGATGCGAGAGAGGGCTTTGTATTGCGCATGGGTCAGCCCGGAATACATCGCGTCGATCAGATGGGGTTTGAGCCGTGCAACCTGTTCGGCCTGAATTTCGCCCCGCAGCGGGATGGCATCAAGATGGTCGGCGACGGGAACGGCCCAGGGCCACAGCCCCCGTGCATCGCCACCATACCACACACGGTACGCGACGGGCTGAATCCCGAGGGCAAGCCAGTGATCTAAGCCGTTGAAGGACAGGGATACAATGCGCTGCGGGTCGTGAGGGATGACAGTTTGCCCCCAGACATGATTGACTACCACCGGTTCCGCCGCTGCGCGCAAAGGATGAATAAACAAACACGCGATCAAGAAAAGCCGGACCATCAACACCTCACCAGAATACTCGATGGCGCGGTATCCTGTGGCGTCCTCTCGGGGTGATACCTTAGCTGGATCGACTTCTACATGTTCGATCCTTGTCGTCAAATGGTTGACACCCCCACTGGTCCGTTTATTCAAAGCCCAAAGCAAGGGCGCTGTGCCCCAGCCATCCCGTCAAAGAGAGCTGGTATGGCATTTCACCCCCACATGTATTCCGTGACGTCCGGCATTGCCGTGCCCACCCATGCGCGAAGCCTTGTGTTCGACGACATGGCTCTTGATTATTGGGAGGTCGAGGCAAAGCAGGCCGCGCACTGTCGATACGTGTCAATCCACCCGCGCATTTCCATCTTTTTCGATAACAAGACAATCTCGCTTTCAGAGGACAAGGAACGCAGTGGGACATCTTGCGGGCTGTGTTTTGTGCCGGCCGGACTTCAGCTTTGGGGGCGCTTGCAGCAGTCAGGCAGGATCAGGCATCTGGACTTGCACATAAAACGAACGGCTTTGGCGGAGTTGACGGGCAGCCAGATCGTTCTGGCAAGGCCGCTTTTTGCGCCAGTCAGCCCCGCTGTGCATGACCTTGCGCACGAGCTGACACGGGCCTGCGATGCGGGGGATACGTCCAGGGCGTTGGCACAAAGCCTGATTCACCGTCTTGTTCAGCTTGTCTTTGATCAGGCAGACACAACAGCCCCTACGCCACCCGAAGGCATCGCCAAAGTTAAGGCGCACATTCTGAACCATCTTGATAAGCGGCTGCACATTGAAGAACTGGCAACGCTGGCAGATCTGTCGCGTACGCAGTTCATTCGCCGGTTCAAATCCGAAACGGGCCAGTCCACCCATCAGTGGATCATACAACAGCGTATCCAGTTGGCCCAAAGTCTTGTTTCAGAAGGGGTCAGTCTGGTTGAAGTGGCAACGCGCGCCGGTTTTTCCGATCAGGCCCACCTGAACCGCGCGTTCAAGTCCGCAACAGGCGTGCCACCGGGCGTTTGGGCCAGGCTCGGGAATTCGCGATAAACGGTCCGATTCTTCAATACTAAATTCCCGACTATTTTTATCTGCTACTCAGATTGCGCGTATTGCCATTACATCCGCGCTTAGGATTCGGGGACCAAGATGAAAAACAGAACAAACGCATACAGCACTGTATCACGCCTGACACTTACCACCGTTCTGTTCAGCATGGTTGCACCGGCTGTATTCTCACAAACCGCTGATGATTTTGTTGACCTCGGCACGTTGGTGCTGCGCAATCAAGAAAATGCCACTGGTCCGGTTGGTGACGACACGAACCCGCCCACTGTGACCGGCACCAAATCTCCGGTCACGGTCAATCAGGTGCCCCAATCGGTTAGTATTCTGGGGCAAGATGACCTTGAGCGTTTCAACGCCACGCGGGTCAGTGAAACACTGCGCTATACTGCCGGTGTCACAACCGATGTTTTTGGCAATGACACGGATTATGACTGGCTTCGCATTCGCGGGTTTCAGGCCGACCAAACGGGCATCTACCTCGACAATGCGCAGAACCTTTCGTTTGCCTTCGGATCGTTCTTTATTGATCCCGTCACGCTTGAGCGCATCGAAGTGTTGCGCGGTCCATCTTCGGCACTTTATGGCGGTTCGAATCCGGGTGGGATCGTCAACTATGTTTCCAAACGCCCCGGCGATCGGGTGCGCGAACTGACGTTCGGGATCAATGACGCCGCAGCCGGTTGGGTCGAGTTCGACTATGGCGACGAAATCGCACCCGGTCGCGCCTATCGTTTCACGGGCCGCATCGAGGCCGGTGACAAATATGATGCCTTCAACAGCGGAGTGCGCGGCACATTTGCGCCGTCTTTCAAATTCACGACAGACGGAGGCACCGAAGTGACCCTGTTGGGGAACTTCCACTATGCCGATGAACAGCACAGCGGCAGCAGCTTCTTGCCCTATGCAGGCACGGTGACTGAAACTGCCGAATTCGGCTTTATTGACCCTGACGCAAACTTTTCCGATCCCGACTGGGACCAGTATCTGCGCAAGCAAGCCTCTGTATCGGCCATCGTCGAGCATGAGCTCGACAATGGGTTTACCTTTACTGGGATCGCGCGTCTGGGTGTCGCAAGCGTGGAAGAGCGGTATTTCTATCCATTCGGCTATGACGGATTTTCACCGACGCCCGTAGATGCGGACGGCACATTGGCATTGATCGCGTTCGAACATGACACGCTGGTGCGCACCGCCCAAACCGATCTGCGATACTACGGAACCGTCGAGACAGGGACCATCACGCATGATTTGCTGTTTGGTCTGGATGCACGTTTCTACGAAATAGACGAGGTGCAGGCGTCAAACTTCACCGATACCAATACCGTCGTGAATCCGACAAACCCGGGCACGCCGACACTTAATCCACCCTATCAGGACGCGGTGACACACCAACGGCAGGTCGGCCTGTATTTTCAGGACCAACTGCGTTGGGGTGACGGGTGGATCGGCACGGCCAACCTGCGACATGATTTTGTTTCGACCGAACAGGACGGAGCGGCCGGATTTTCGCGCGATGACAGTGTCACCTCTTATCGGGTGGCCCTGGCGCGCGAACTCTCCAATGGTTTCACGCCTTACGCTTCTTATGCGAGCTTTTTCAATCCGCTCATTGACTCGCCCGCCAGTGGCGTGACCGAACCCGAAACAGGCGAGCAAATCGAGCTTGGGTTCAAGTGGGCCCCTACGGAGAGCAACTTTGCCCTCTCTGCCGCCACCTTCCAGATTGATCGCAACAATGTCGTCACCGGCGCATTCCCCAACTTTGACCAGTTGGGCACCGTCCGGTCGCGCGGCTTTGAATTGGAGGGCGAATACGACTTTGGCAACGGTTTCCGCCTTCAGGGTGCGGCGACGATGCTCGACGTTGAAGTTACTGCCGACAGCGACGCCACCCTGATCGGCACCACACCGACGCTGATCCCGGAAACACAGGTGTCCCTGTTGGGAACATACAGGTTCTCGGGGGGTCTGAGCGGTCTGGAAATGGGCGTTGGGGTGCGCATGATCGGCGACAGCTTTGCCGACGCGGCCAATACGCTTGCAGTTCCCAGCAACACCCTTGTCGATCTGTTTGCAACCTACGAAATGAGAAGTGGACTGGTGGCGAATTTCGCTGTCACGAATGCTGGTGATAAGCGGCATGTCACCGGGTGCCAGACCCAGTTCGTTTGCTCATATGGGTCGGGTCGGGAAATCAGCATGTCTGTGACATCAAGCTGGTAATTCGGTTGTTCCGGCGGT
Coding sequences within:
- a CDS encoding TonB-dependent siderophore receptor; the protein is MKNRTNAYSTVSRLTLTTVLFSMVAPAVFSQTADDFVDLGTLVLRNQENATGPVGDDTNPPTVTGTKSPVTVNQVPQSVSILGQDDLERFNATRVSETLRYTAGVTTDVFGNDTDYDWLRIRGFQADQTGIYLDNAQNLSFAFGSFFIDPVTLERIEVLRGPSSALYGGSNPGGIVNYVSKRPGDRVRELTFGINDAAAGWVEFDYGDEIAPGRAYRFTGRIEAGDKYDAFNSGVRGTFAPSFKFTTDGGTEVTLLGNFHYADEQHSGSSFLPYAGTVTETAEFGFIDPDANFSDPDWDQYLRKQASVSAIVEHELDNGFTFTGIARLGVASVEERYFYPFGYDGFSPTPVDADGTLALIAFEHDTLVRTAQTDLRYYGTVETGTITHDLLFGLDARFYEIDEVQASNFTDTNTVVNPTNPGTPTLNPPYQDAVTHQRQVGLYFQDQLRWGDGWIGTANLRHDFVSTEQDGAAGFSRDDSVTSYRVALARELSNGFTPYASYASFFNPLIDSPASGVTEPETGEQIELGFKWAPTESNFALSAATFQIDRNNVVTGAFPNFDQLGTVRSRGFELEGEYDFGNGFRLQGAATMLDVEVTADSDATLIGTTPTLIPETQVSLLGTYRFSGGLSGLEMGVGVRMIGDSFADAANTLAVPSNTLVDLFATYEMRSGLVANFAVTNAGDKRHVTGCQTQFVCSYGSGREISMSVTSSW
- a CDS encoding FecCD family ABC transporter permease; translation: MRITLTCGLLLLCLASLLFGARPDVGLPELGLWLRGANPKDAATIVLHEMRLPRTLVAVLAGGALGVAGTTIQALARNPLADPGLLGLNAGAAFAIVVTVYVLGPLPAVALAVPAAVGAGIAALCVTSIGAMSSNPVTLVLAGAALTALLNAALRGLILLDPLALDAYRHWALGAVDQTGFATLAVGACCALTGLALALLVARWLDVLALGSDTALALGARVGRIRLAGLLATTLLSAAAVMVAGPIAFIGLLAPHMARMTGAARNSAIMMRAGICGAALLLVADIAGRLVFPGLVIEAGLGVTLIGGPAMVWLVRRQAQGLK
- a CDS encoding ABC transporter substrate-binding protein, which encodes MVVNHVWGQTVIPHDPQRIVSLSFNGLDHWLALGIQPVAYRVWYGGDARGLWPWAVPVADHLDAIPLRGEIQAEQVARLKPHLIDAMYSGLTHAQYKALSRIAPVLPPPPGASDFGASWQQMTHTFAMAVGQPELGLKVTGDLQDRFAEIRNAHPDWAGKTAVIAWPDGPLIYGPEDARMKILEGLGLRLPQAAQAFAHDGFYFRLDKELTAPLDADVLVWLDLGGGVSAAQNYPLRHTLNAVAEGREVVTDPTLSAAMSYASPLSIAYALDRLVPLLEQALDGNPATPVDGVQEAGLSR
- a CDS encoding helix-turn-helix domain-containing protein, with amino-acid sequence MAFHPHMYSVTSGIAVPTHARSLVFDDMALDYWEVEAKQAAHCRYVSIHPRISIFFDNKTISLSEDKERSGTSCGLCFVPAGLQLWGRLQQSGRIRHLDLHIKRTALAELTGSQIVLARPLFAPVSPAVHDLAHELTRACDAGDTSRALAQSLIHRLVQLVFDQADTTAPTPPEGIAKVKAHILNHLDKRLHIEELATLADLSRTQFIRRFKSETGQSTHQWIIQQRIQLAQSLVSEGVSLVEVATRAGFSDQAHLNRAFKSATGVPPGVWARLGNSR